One genomic region from Streptomyces sp. NBC_00582 encodes:
- a CDS encoding hydrolase: MSLWTSLEPASVTVDPGSRATVRLRVRNTGDVVDEYRFEPVGDVAPWTTVEPQTLRLYPGTTGTVELTFAPPRTSDATAGPNPYAVRITPTEHPDAVTVPEGNLTITPFTEVRAELVPPTVKGRFKGRPRLAIDNLGNTKVTASLSGGDNGDRLQYELQPANVQIEPGRAVFVDTTLRPRQIIWFGSKEEQPYRLAVRRSGAQPLEVDGTFVQRGFLPRWLATALSVTMALAIAFVMIWLAYKPQVRSLATEKLAEAGATALPSPSAPIESAPPAAETSAPAAPEVPANTGGDTAAAGSGSGSGSGSGSGSGGGSSSTTTKPKKQTAADAVQALAARSDGRHICYRAYVADRGWQDPVCDGAIAGTTGKSLPIKELNIATVGTKGVNGNGAHVTEGWLTGSKWSSAADGADMYIGSLKEAVSPLQGFTIGLGDGSSVCQNAHIKDKGWRGVGCSDPNAKDKWIYGGSSMDWKLQLEAVRFTL, from the coding sequence GTGAGCCTGTGGACTTCTCTCGAACCCGCCTCCGTCACCGTCGACCCCGGCAGCCGGGCGACCGTCCGGCTGCGGGTGCGCAACACCGGTGACGTCGTCGACGAGTACCGTTTCGAGCCCGTCGGAGACGTCGCGCCCTGGACGACGGTGGAGCCGCAGACTCTGCGGCTGTACCCGGGGACGACCGGCACGGTCGAGCTGACGTTCGCTCCGCCCCGTACCTCGGACGCGACGGCGGGGCCGAACCCGTACGCGGTGCGGATCACGCCCACCGAGCACCCGGACGCGGTGACCGTGCCGGAGGGGAATCTGACGATCACCCCGTTCACGGAGGTGCGGGCCGAGCTGGTCCCGCCGACCGTGAAGGGGCGCTTCAAGGGCCGGCCCCGGCTCGCGATCGACAACCTCGGCAACACCAAGGTGACCGCCTCCCTCAGCGGCGGCGACAACGGCGACCGGCTCCAGTACGAGCTCCAGCCCGCCAACGTGCAGATCGAACCCGGCCGCGCGGTGTTCGTGGACACCACCCTGCGGCCCCGGCAGATCATCTGGTTCGGGTCGAAGGAGGAGCAGCCCTACCGGCTGGCCGTACGCCGGTCGGGGGCGCAGCCCCTGGAGGTCGACGGGACGTTCGTGCAGCGCGGGTTCCTGCCGCGCTGGCTGGCGACCGCGCTGAGCGTCACGATGGCCCTGGCGATCGCGTTCGTGATGATCTGGCTGGCGTACAAGCCGCAGGTGCGCTCCCTCGCCACGGAGAAGCTCGCGGAGGCCGGCGCCACCGCGCTGCCCAGCCCCTCGGCGCCCATCGAGAGCGCGCCGCCCGCGGCCGAGACCAGCGCGCCCGCCGCCCCGGAGGTCCCCGCGAACACCGGCGGGGACACGGCGGCCGCCGGGAGCGGCAGCGGTAGCGGCAGTGGGAGTGGCAGCGGGAGCGGCGGGGGGTCGTCGAGCACGACCACCAAGCCGAAGAAGCAGACCGCCGCCGACGCGGTGCAGGCCCTGGCGGCGCGCAGCGACGGCCGGCACATCTGCTACCGCGCCTATGTCGCCGACCGCGGCTGGCAGGACCCGGTGTGCGACGGCGCGATCGCCGGTACGACCGGCAAGAGCCTGCCCATCAAGGAGCTGAACATCGCCACGGTGGGCACCAAGGGCGTCAACGGCAACGGCGCCCATGTGACCGAGGGCTGGCTGACCGGCTCCAAGTGGTCGAGCGCGGCCGACGGCGCCGACATGTACATCGGCAGCCTCAAGGAGGCCGTCTCGCCGCTCCAGGGCTTCACCATCGGTCTGGGGGACGGCAGTTCGGTCTGTCAGAACGCGCACATCAAGGACAAGGGCTGGCGTGGCGTCGGCTGCTCGGACCCCAACGCCAAGGACAAGTGGATCTACGGCGGCAGCTCCATGGACTGGAAGCTCCAGCTGGAGGCGGTCCGCTTCACTCTTTGA
- a CDS encoding AAA family ATPase has translation MSTPVTAPGNPTDRTDAAPADGTTALLARLTALRERVALLVDRRAVGDPTAADPLRGLYLSEEAVRHLLDRGPVPPVELPADGPADRLTALADRLPLTALDLAVLLVALAPDLDRTFEPLYGYLNDDVSRRRATVGLALELCGAPAHLAEARARFHASAPLGALGLLETEEPERPFLTRSLRVPDRLLAHLLGDDTPDASLRGLLHPLPRALPTEGLTGLLADRLRRAPLTAYLREHREGDGLAAVAGALHTAGLDALRFTGPVDHVPALLREARLTGRAIVVTGLPEKPAPLVAALTAAPDVTVLLADPRPYDPHWSPTDPLVLDAPRRRAGGTAVWETELGAAGREPEQAAFHRGAGSGALENAGSDLRPGKATFEEAGLDPGRRDGEFEEPGFDPGRGNGEFEEPGFDLAATVAPYRLGGDRVARAARAARALAAFEGRPLTADHVRLAARQQSASGLERHARRIRPDVGWTDLVLPDRPLAQLHELALRARHRDRVLGDWRLSAGGGRGRGVLGLFAGESGTGKTLSAEVVAAELGLDLYVVQLSSVVDKYVGETEKNLERIFTEADRTDAVLLFDEADAVFGKRSEVKDSHDRYANMESAYLLQRLESFDGIALLTTNLRANIDEAFTRRLDLVVDFPFPDREQRLALWRHGLAHVPCADDVDPAPLARDFELAGGSIRSAVVTAAYLAAGRGEPVGDGDLLEGARREYRKAGRLVPGEANW, from the coding sequence ATGAGCACGCCGGTGACGGCGCCCGGGAATCCGACGGACCGTACGGACGCCGCGCCGGCCGACGGGACGACCGCCCTGCTCGCGCGTCTCACCGCCCTGCGGGAGCGAGTGGCGCTGCTCGTCGACCGGCGGGCCGTGGGGGATCCCACGGCCGCCGATCCGCTGCGCGGGCTGTATCTGTCCGAGGAGGCGGTACGGCACCTGCTGGACCGTGGGCCGGTCCCCCCGGTGGAGCTACCGGCGGACGGGCCCGCCGACCGCCTCACCGCGCTCGCCGACCGCCTCCCCCTCACCGCTCTCGACCTCGCCGTCCTGCTCGTGGCGCTCGCGCCCGATCTGGACCGGACGTTCGAGCCGCTCTACGGCTACCTCAACGACGACGTCAGCAGGCGCCGGGCCACGGTCGGGCTCGCCCTGGAACTGTGCGGGGCGCCCGCGCACCTCGCCGAGGCCCGCGCCCGCTTCCACGCCTCGGCACCGCTCGGCGCCCTGGGCCTGCTGGAGACCGAGGAGCCCGAACGCCCCTTCCTGACCCGCTCCTTGCGCGTCCCGGACCGGCTCCTCGCGCACCTCCTCGGGGACGACACCCCGGACGCCTCCCTGCGGGGCCTGCTGCATCCGCTGCCCCGCGCGCTGCCCACCGAGGGCCTCACCGGCCTGCTCGCCGACCGGCTGCGGCGCGCCCCCCTCACCGCGTACCTGCGGGAGCACCGCGAGGGCGACGGCCTGGCCGCCGTCGCCGGCGCCCTGCACACGGCCGGCCTCGACGCCCTGCGCTTCACCGGTCCCGTCGACCACGTCCCCGCCCTGCTGCGCGAGGCCCGGCTGACCGGGCGGGCGATCGTGGTGACCGGGCTCCCCGAGAAGCCGGCCCCGCTCGTCGCCGCGCTGACCGCCGCACCGGACGTCACCGTCCTCCTCGCCGACCCCCGCCCCTACGACCCCCACTGGTCCCCCACCGACCCCCTGGTCCTGGACGCCCCCCGCCGCAGGGCGGGCGGCACCGCCGTATGGGAGACGGAACTGGGCGCGGCGGGAAGGGAGCCCGAGCAGGCTGCTTTCCATCGGGGCGCGGGAAGCGGGGCGTTGGAGAACGCCGGTTCCGATCTGCGCCCGGGAAAGGCGACGTTCGAGGAGGCCGGTCTCGATCCGGGCCGAAGGGACGGGGAGTTCGAGGAGCCCGGCTTCGATCCGGGCCGAGGGAACGGGGAGTTCGAGGAGCCCGGCTTCGATCTGGCCGCGACCGTCGCCCCGTACCGCCTCGGTGGCGACCGGGTCGCCCGGGCCGCGCGGGCCGCCCGCGCCCTCGCCGCCTTCGAGGGCCGGCCGCTCACCGCCGACCACGTCCGGCTCGCCGCCCGTCAGCAGTCCGCCTCCGGGCTGGAGCGGCACGCCCGCCGTATCCGCCCCGACGTCGGCTGGACGGACCTGGTCCTGCCCGACCGCCCCCTCGCCCAGCTCCATGAACTCGCCCTGCGCGCCCGCCACCGCGACCGCGTCCTCGGCGACTGGCGGCTCAGCGCGGGCGGCGGCCGGGGCAGAGGGGTGCTCGGCCTGTTCGCGGGGGAGTCGGGCACCGGCAAGACCCTGTCCGCCGAGGTCGTCGCCGCCGAACTCGGCCTCGACCTGTACGTCGTCCAGCTGTCCTCGGTCGTCGACAAGTACGTCGGCGAGACCGAGAAGAACCTGGAACGCATCTTCACCGAGGCCGACCGCACCGACGCCGTACTGCTCTTCGACGAGGCCGACGCCGTCTTCGGCAAGCGCTCCGAGGTGAAGGACTCCCACGACCGGTACGCCAACATGGAGAGCGCCTATCTGCTGCAGCGCCTGGAGTCCTTCGACGGGATCGCGCTGCTCACCACCAATCTGCGGGCCAACATCGACGAGGCGTTCACCCGTCGGCTGGACCTGGTGGTCGACTTCCCGTTCCCGGACCGGGAGCAGCGGCTCGCGCTGTGGCGGCACGGCCTCGCCCATGTGCCGTGCGCGGACGACGTCGACCCGGCCCCGCTGGCCCGTGACTTCGAACTCGCCGGAGGGTCGATCCGCAGCGCCGTGGTCACCGCCGCCTATCTCGCCGCCGGACGCGGCGAGCCGGTCGGCGACGGCGACCTGCTGGAGGGGGCCCGCCGCGAGTACCGCAAGGCGGGTCGCCTGGTGCCGGGCGAGGCCAACTGGTAG
- a CDS encoding helix-turn-helix transcriptional regulator, producing MLSSPRTADARTSDARTPETGTPNARRRIPVAVLAPDPISREGAASQLRGRPEIEVREEPSPAPGTVALLVEDTLDDTALARLRRITRTEGTRVVLVVGTIRETELLDVIECGVGAIVWRREATAHRLVQAVLAAARGDGDLPSDLLGRLISQVGTLHRGAAGRPGAPSLGLAPREVDVLRLVAEGLDTGEIASKLSYSERTVKNVMHGLTTRLHLRNRAHAVAYALREGYI from the coding sequence TTGCTCAGCTCACCCCGGACAGCAGATGCCCGGACTTCCGACGCCCGGACGCCGGAGACCGGTACGCCGAACGCGAGACGGCGCATACCCGTCGCCGTCCTCGCCCCCGACCCGATCTCCCGGGAGGGCGCCGCGAGCCAGCTGCGGGGCCGGCCGGAGATCGAGGTCCGCGAGGAGCCCTCGCCCGCGCCCGGCACGGTCGCGCTGCTCGTCGAGGACACCCTCGACGACACGGCGCTGGCCCGGCTGCGGCGGATCACCCGTACCGAGGGCACCCGGGTGGTGCTCGTGGTGGGCACGATCCGTGAGACCGAGCTGCTCGACGTCATCGAGTGCGGGGTGGGGGCGATCGTCTGGCGCCGTGAGGCCACCGCGCACCGGCTGGTGCAGGCGGTCCTGGCGGCCGCGCGCGGTGACGGCGACCTGCCGTCCGATCTGCTGGGCAGGCTGATCAGCCAGGTCGGCACCCTGCACCGGGGCGCGGCGGGGCGCCCGGGCGCGCCCTCGCTGGGGCTCGCGCCACGGGAGGTGGACGTCCTGCGGCTGGTCGCCGAGGGCCTCGACACCGGAGAGATCGCCAGCAAGCTGTCCTACTCCGAACGAACCGTCAAGAACGTGATGCACGGACTCACGACGCGCCTGCATCTGCGGAACCGGGCCCATGCGGTGGCATATGCCCTCCGGGAAGGCTACATCTGA
- a CDS encoding AAA family ATPase codes for MSGPLRERDDAHALLAAEVERARAGAGRLVLLRGASGTGRSALLESAVAHAAARGLRVLRARCSPEDTALPFSCVLHLLGPVPEFAGEEVGPGEDDRGSAARLWRLLRSYAAQGPVMVAVDDVDLADDASRRWLMEAARRVDRLPLLLVATERSQYDIDPRPTGITHALTPSLIRTHTLAPLSDEASAELFRAAFPAASPGWTADCVAAAAGSPLLLHALLDDLAGAPPSTPVPHTCAALYPGSYPAAVSWWLETAGEATAEVARTLAALEQTREESVSPETAAGLAALLADACAGDPARVSGWLTAMTRLGLLREDDAGRPRYAHPLLRDAVLAGWSAGRRQEAHRAVAEAMLRRGDGVENVARQLLGSARVGEPWALRVLRDAVTVALRAGRPDDAVGYLRRALAEPLPDDLRQRLLTELGSLEYTSADTPVGIPRLVEALALPAEPRDRVRTAIALGTALAGRGEVRTAVEVLRRTESLLPGHPDLTRTLQTASALLSDQDQTVRQDAYRWLAEAADRSPELVGASGEALLVRYAATAGDISAAEAMRRLRTLLEEPADPLAEPFLLGTAAAVAQWADELDEAERLVERGLASQRPSLLHPMEQALLDTRCDIAAARGAYDTVLAGHPGQARVRRRGVPGNADAHALTALVETGRTAEARALADGFDLRDTPDSWELNRFLYARGVLRFTEGDVAGALHDFLECGRRQSARAVLSPVVTPWRTAAAECRLALGNPREALALAEEELRLARVWNTPRTVGRALRVLGRATRGRRGLELGEEAVTVLRDSPAEAELIASLLAQGFQLTASGERARGRDHLREAAERAERLGSERLLAHANQALRTAGARRTTPAHTGSGSLTGSERRIAELAVQGRTNTEIAALLHVARRTVETHLTSAYRKLGIRRRGELRAALEQ; via the coding sequence ATGAGCGGACCCTTGCGGGAACGCGACGACGCGCACGCGCTGCTCGCGGCCGAGGTCGAGCGCGCCCGGGCCGGCGCGGGCCGGCTGGTCCTGCTGCGCGGGGCCAGCGGCACCGGCCGCTCCGCGCTGCTGGAGTCCGCCGTGGCGCACGCGGCGGCGCGGGGCCTGCGGGTGCTGCGGGCCCGCTGCTCGCCCGAGGACACCGCCCTGCCCTTCTCCTGCGTCCTGCATCTCCTCGGCCCCGTACCGGAGTTCGCGGGCGAGGAGGTGGGCCCCGGCGAGGACGACCGGGGGAGCGCGGCCCGGCTGTGGCGGCTGCTGCGGTCGTACGCCGCCCAGGGCCCGGTGATGGTCGCGGTCGACGACGTCGACCTCGCCGACGACGCCTCGCGGCGCTGGCTGATGGAGGCGGCGCGGCGCGTCGACCGATTACCGCTGCTGCTCGTGGCCACCGAGCGCAGCCAGTACGACATCGATCCCCGGCCGACAGGTATCACGCACGCCCTCACCCCCTCCCTGATCCGTACCCACACCCTCGCCCCGCTCTCCGACGAGGCGTCCGCGGAGCTGTTCCGTGCCGCCTTCCCGGCGGCCTCGCCGGGGTGGACGGCGGACTGCGTCGCCGCCGCGGCGGGCAGCCCCCTGCTGCTGCACGCCCTCCTCGACGACCTCGCCGGCGCTCCCCCGTCCACCCCCGTGCCGCACACGTGCGCCGCGCTCTACCCCGGCTCCTACCCGGCCGCCGTCTCCTGGTGGCTGGAGACCGCCGGTGAGGCGACGGCGGAGGTGGCCCGCACCCTGGCGGCACTGGAACAGACGCGGGAGGAGTCCGTCTCCCCGGAGACCGCCGCCGGGCTCGCCGCGCTCCTCGCGGACGCCTGTGCCGGTGATCCGGCCCGGGTGTCCGGCTGGCTGACCGCGATGACCCGGCTGGGCCTGCTGCGGGAGGACGACGCGGGGCGTCCCCGCTACGCGCACCCCCTGCTGCGGGACGCCGTCCTCGCCGGCTGGTCCGCCGGGCGCCGGCAGGAGGCGCACCGGGCCGTCGCCGAGGCGATGCTGCGCCGGGGCGACGGCGTGGAGAACGTGGCCCGGCAACTGCTCGGCAGCGCACGGGTCGGCGAACCGTGGGCGCTGCGCGTGCTGCGCGACGCGGTCACCGTCGCCCTGCGCGCCGGCCGCCCCGACGACGCCGTCGGCTACCTGCGCCGTGCCCTCGCCGAACCCCTCCCCGACGACCTGCGGCAGCGGCTGCTGACCGAACTGGGCTCCCTGGAGTACACCTCCGCGGACACCCCGGTCGGCATCCCCCGCCTCGTGGAGGCCCTGGCCCTGCCGGCCGAACCCCGCGACCGGGTCCGTACGGCGATCGCCCTGGGCACGGCACTCGCGGGCCGCGGGGAGGTCCGTACGGCGGTGGAGGTGCTGCGCCGCACGGAGTCCCTGCTCCCCGGCCACCCCGACCTCACCCGCACCCTGCAGACCGCGTCCGCGCTGCTGTCCGACCAGGACCAGACCGTCCGCCAGGACGCCTACCGCTGGCTCGCGGAGGCCGCCGACCGCTCCCCCGAACTGGTCGGCGCCTCCGGCGAGGCCCTGCTGGTCCGCTACGCGGCGACCGCCGGGGACATCTCGGCGGCCGAGGCGATGCGCCGGCTGCGCACCCTCCTGGAGGAACCCGCCGACCCGCTCGCCGAGCCCTTCCTGCTGGGTACGGCGGCGGCGGTGGCCCAGTGGGCCGACGAACTCGACGAGGCGGAACGCCTGGTGGAACGCGGCCTGGCCTCCCAGCGCCCCTCCCTGCTGCACCCCATGGAACAGGCACTGCTGGACACCCGCTGTGACATCGCGGCGGCCCGCGGCGCCTACGACACGGTCCTCGCCGGACATCCGGGACAGGCCCGCGTCCGCCGTCGCGGCGTCCCCGGGAACGCGGACGCGCACGCCCTGACCGCGCTGGTGGAGACCGGCCGCACGGCCGAGGCCCGCGCGCTCGCGGACGGCTTCGACCTGCGGGACACCCCCGACTCCTGGGAGCTCAACCGTTTCCTCTACGCGCGGGGAGTCCTCCGTTTCACCGAGGGGGACGTGGCGGGCGCCCTGCACGACTTCCTGGAGTGCGGCCGCCGGCAGTCCGCCCGCGCCGTCCTCAGCCCGGTCGTCACCCCGTGGCGTACGGCGGCCGCGGAGTGCCGACTGGCCCTGGGCAACCCCCGGGAGGCGCTGGCCCTCGCGGAGGAGGAACTCCGGCTGGCCCGGGTCTGGAACACCCCCCGCACGGTGGGCCGGGCCCTGCGGGTCCTGGGCCGCGCCACCCGGGGCCGGCGCGGTCTGGAACTCGGCGAGGAGGCGGTGACGGTCCTCCGTGACTCCCCCGCCGAGGCCGAACTGATCGCCTCCCTCCTCGCCCAGGGCTTCCAGCTCACCGCGTCCGGCGAACGCGCCCGGGGCCGCGACCACCTCCGCGAGGCCGCCGAGCGCGCCGAACGCCTGGGCAGCGAGCGGCTCCTCGCCCACGCCAACCAGGCCCTGCGCACCGCGGGCGCCCGCCGCACCACCCCCGCCCACACCGGCTCCGGGTCCCTCACCGGCAGCGAACGCCGGATCGCGGAGCTGGCGGTGCAGGGCCGCACCAACACGGAGATCGCCGCGCTCCTGCATGTGGCCCGCCGTACGGTGGAGACCCATCTCACCAGCGCCTACCGGAAGTTGGGCATCAGGAGG
- a CDS encoding DUF4255 domain-containing protein codes for MIHEVDEVLKGLLGGGALTGSGIDVSFEAPTRDWAARRNSPVVNAYLYDIREDVARRQRGQVAVRDERDVVVKRRQPPRWFRLSYLVTAWTKTPQDEHRLLSAVLANLIPREILSADELPGALGALGLAVPVNVAGVQTESRSLAEIWSALGGELKPSLDLVVTAPFPAYPEYDAGPPVTEGALVRVAGLDGDPPQDAGRAHRPHQVAAARAAREGTEEGGR; via the coding sequence GTGATCCACGAGGTCGACGAGGTCCTCAAGGGCCTGCTCGGCGGGGGTGCGCTGACCGGGTCCGGCATCGACGTCTCCTTCGAGGCACCCACCCGTGACTGGGCGGCCCGGCGCAACTCGCCCGTGGTGAACGCCTACTTGTACGACATCCGGGAGGATGTGGCCCGCCGCCAGCGCGGGCAGGTCGCGGTGCGCGACGAGCGGGACGTCGTGGTGAAACGACGTCAGCCGCCGCGCTGGTTCCGGCTTTCCTACCTCGTCACCGCCTGGACGAAAACCCCGCAGGACGAACACCGGCTGCTTTCCGCCGTGTTGGCGAATCTCATCCCCCGCGAGATCCTCTCCGCCGACGAACTGCCCGGCGCACTGGGTGCCTTGGGGCTCGCGGTGCCCGTCAACGTGGCCGGGGTGCAGACCGAGTCCCGTTCCCTCGCCGAGATCTGGTCCGCGCTGGGCGGCGAACTCAAGCCCTCCCTGGACCTGGTGGTGACGGCCCCCTTCCCGGCCTATCCCGAGTACGACGCCGGACCGCCGGTCACCGAGGGCGCCCTCGTCCGCGTCGCCGGCCTCGACGGCGACCCCCCGCAGGACGCCGGCCGCGCCCACCGCCCCCACCAGGTGGCGGCGGCCCGCGCGGCCCGCGAGGGCACGGAGGAGGGCGGCCGATGA
- a CDS encoding phage tail sheath subtilisin-like domain-containing protein: MPSYLSPGVYVEEVASGSRPIEGVGTSVAAFVGLAPTGPLNEPTLVTNWTQYVAAFGDFTDGYYLAHSVYGFFNNGGSAAYVVRVGGSPAGVAGEAASPAAVAGAAAPAALPAGEPKQLGTFTVTATGPGNLSVEVADAEGEGPAERFKLIVKDGDQPVETFDVSAKKGNRAYVVTQVKERSRLITVAEAAPAAQLARPENQTVALPSVSVSAAAPAVPATEEPASVGPAQYLGDSADRTGFGGLEAVDEISMVAVPDLMAAYQRGAIDLEQVKAVQLGLIAHCELMGDRVAIIDPPPGLNARQIRVWRQETAGYDSKYAALYYPWIKSFDPASGQSRLIPPSGHVAGVWARNDSERGVHKAPANEVVRGAVDLEIQITRGEQDLLNPIGVNCIRAFPGRGIRIWGARTLSSDPAWRYLNVRRYFNYLEESILIGTQWVVFEPNDHALWARIRRNVSAFLVNEWRSGALFGAKPEDAYYVKCDEETNPPESVDVGRVVCEIGIAPVKPAEFVIFRLAQFSSGNGELEE, from the coding sequence ATGCCGTCCTACCTGTCGCCCGGCGTATACGTCGAGGAGGTGGCCAGCGGCTCCCGCCCGATCGAGGGGGTGGGCACCTCGGTGGCGGCCTTCGTCGGGCTCGCCCCGACCGGCCCGCTCAACGAGCCGACGCTGGTGACCAACTGGACCCAGTACGTGGCGGCGTTCGGTGACTTCACCGACGGGTACTACCTGGCGCACTCCGTATACGGCTTCTTCAACAACGGCGGTTCGGCGGCGTACGTCGTCCGGGTCGGCGGCTCCCCGGCGGGTGTGGCCGGCGAGGCCGCCTCCCCCGCCGCCGTCGCCGGTGCGGCCGCCCCGGCCGCGCTGCCCGCCGGTGAGCCGAAGCAGCTCGGCACCTTCACCGTGACCGCGACCGGCCCGGGCAACCTGAGCGTCGAGGTCGCGGACGCGGAGGGCGAGGGCCCCGCCGAGCGGTTCAAGCTGATCGTCAAGGACGGCGACCAGCCGGTCGAGACGTTCGACGTGTCGGCGAAGAAGGGCAACCGCGCCTACGTCGTCACCCAGGTCAAGGAGCGGTCCCGGCTCATCACCGTGGCCGAGGCCGCGCCGGCCGCGCAGCTCGCCCGCCCCGAGAACCAGACGGTGGCGCTGCCCTCCGTCTCCGTCTCCGCCGCCGCCCCCGCCGTCCCGGCCACCGAGGAGCCGGCGTCCGTGGGTCCCGCCCAGTACCTGGGCGACAGCGCCGACCGCACCGGCTTCGGCGGCCTGGAGGCCGTCGACGAGATCTCCATGGTGGCGGTGCCCGACCTGATGGCCGCCTACCAGCGCGGCGCGATCGACCTGGAGCAGGTCAAGGCCGTCCAGCTCGGTCTGATCGCGCACTGCGAGCTGATGGGCGACCGCGTCGCGATCATCGACCCGCCGCCCGGTCTCAACGCCCGCCAGATCCGCGTCTGGCGCCAGGAGACGGCCGGCTACGACTCCAAGTACGCCGCCCTGTACTACCCCTGGATCAAGTCCTTCGACCCGGCCTCCGGCCAGTCCCGGCTGATCCCGCCGAGCGGCCATGTCGCCGGCGTGTGGGCCCGCAACGACTCCGAGCGCGGTGTGCACAAGGCCCCCGCGAACGAGGTCGTGCGCGGCGCGGTGGACCTGGAGATCCAGATCACGCGGGGCGAGCAGGACCTGCTCAACCCGATCGGTGTGAACTGCATCCGCGCGTTCCCGGGCCGGGGCATCCGCATCTGGGGCGCCCGCACCCTGTCCTCGGACCCGGCCTGGCGCTACCTCAACGTCCGCCGGTACTTCAACTACCTGGAGGAGTCGATCCTGATCGGCACCCAGTGGGTGGTGTTCGAGCCGAACGACCACGCGCTGTGGGCCCGGATCCGGCGCAACGTCTCGGCGTTCCTGGTCAACGAGTGGCGCAGCGGCGCCCTGTTCGGCGCGAAGCCCGAGGACGCGTACTACGTCAAGTGCGACGAGGAGACCAACCCGCCGGAGTCGGTCGACGTCGGCCGGGTGGTGTGCGAGATCGGCATCGCGCCGGTCAAGCCGGCCGAGTTCGTGATCTTCCGGCTCGCGCAGTTCTCGAGCGGCAACGGGGAGCTGGAGGAGTAG
- a CDS encoding ricin-type beta-trefoil lectin domain protein, with product MTLWTSLEPAAATVDPGSSTTVRLRVRNTGDVVDEYRFEPVGAVAPWTTVEPQTLRLYPGTTGTVELTFAPPRTPDATAGPNPYAVRITPTEHPDATTVPEGNLTITPFTEVRAELVPPTVKGRFRGRPRLAIDNLGNSRVTASVAGADIGDTLSYEFRPSNVQIEPGRAAFVDTTLRPRQIIWFGGKEQRPYALSVQRSGAVPLSVDGTFVQRGFLPRWLATTLSIAMALTIAFVMIWLTYKPQVRSLASEKMVEVNGSALPSPSVAAPSVPKTDSSAQAPADQPAASAPAQNGDGGGSGSGSGSGSGGGSGGSSGSGGGGGGSDDSDEQTEAAGQLIIGRASNRCVDVTDAQNGKGKDGTPLQIWDCAGSANQKWDFRSDGTVRALGLCMDVAWGSKDDGAVIQLANCSGNPAQQFVLSDAGDLVNPQSNKCVDVKDNGTGNGAKLQQWTCSGTPNQKWRVE from the coding sequence GTGACTCTGTGGACTTCTCTTGAGCCGGCGGCCGCGACCGTCGACCCCGGCAGCAGTACGACCGTCAGACTCAGGGTGCGCAACACCGGTGACGTGGTCGACGAGTACCGTTTCGAGCCCGTCGGGGCCGTCGCGCCCTGGACGACGGTGGAGCCGCAGACGCTGCGGCTCTATCCGGGCACGACCGGCACGGTCGAGCTGACGTTCGCGCCGCCGCGCACCCCGGACGCGACGGCGGGGCCGAACCCGTACGCGGTGCGGATCACCCCGACCGAGCACCCGGACGCGACCACCGTGCCGGAGGGGAATCTGACGATCACCCCGTTCACGGAGGTGCGGGCCGAGCTGGTCCCGCCGACCGTGAAGGGGCGGTTCCGGGGGCGGCCCCGGCTCGCGATCGACAACCTCGGCAACAGCAGGGTCACCGCGTCCGTCGCGGGGGCGGACATCGGTGACACCCTGTCGTACGAGTTCCGGCCGTCGAACGTGCAGATCGAGCCGGGCCGTGCCGCGTTCGTGGACACCACGCTGCGGCCCCGGCAGATCATCTGGTTCGGCGGCAAGGAGCAGCGGCCGTACGCGCTGAGCGTGCAGCGCTCGGGGGCGGTGCCGCTCTCGGTGGACGGGACGTTCGTGCAGCGCGGGTTCCTGCCGCGCTGGCTGGCGACGACGCTGAGCATCGCGATGGCGCTGACGATCGCGTTCGTGATGATCTGGCTGACGTACAAGCCGCAGGTGCGCTCCCTCGCCTCGGAGAAGATGGTGGAGGTGAACGGCTCCGCGCTGCCGAGCCCCTCCGTGGCGGCGCCGTCCGTGCCGAAGACCGACTCCTCCGCGCAGGCGCCGGCGGACCAGCCGGCCGCCTCCGCCCCGGCGCAGAACGGTGACGGCGGCGGCTCGGGGTCGGGCTCCGGGTCGGGGTCCGGCGGCGGTTCGGGCGGGTCCTCGGGGTCGGGCGGCGGCGGTGGCGGATCCGACGACTCGGACGAGCAGACCGAGGCGGCCGGGCAGCTCATCATCGGGCGGGCCTCCAACCGCTGCGTCGACGTCACCGACGCCCAGAACGGCAAGGGCAAGGACGGCACGCCGCTGCAGATCTGGGACTGCGCGGGCTCCGCCAACCAGAAGTGGGACTTCCGCAGCGACGGCACGGTCCGCGCGCTCGGCCTGTGCATGGACGTCGCGTGGGGTTCGAAGGACGACGGCGCGGTCATCCAGCTCGCCAACTGCAGCGGCAACCCGGCCCAGCAGTTCGTGCTGAGCGACGCCGGTGACCTCGTCAACCCGCAGTCGAACAAATGCGTGGACGTCAAGGACAACGGGACCGGCAACGGGGCGAAGCTCCAGCAGTGGACCTGCTCGGGGACGCCCAACCAGAAGTGGCGCGTGGAGTAG